Proteins co-encoded in one Victivallis lenta genomic window:
- a CDS encoding phage integrase SAM-like domain-containing protein yields MAIQKIKLDIGTVYQKEEGGVYCFRSQINGARKVISLKTRNQKEALKEANKQIPLLKATSTEIIAAHVQHARGLITPEKNLLLSEAWAVYEKSPERATPATVAEAQSYRATFQEFLDWLNDPQKNIRDITPEIGEQYAEYMRNQKIAVSTHNRKIKRIRRVFHVLREYWSGSNPFHSATQLRREREEREQDVRRLSFTREQEQLLQAVLDDDKYTVMNKSEVRGGLLSRHVYRPADERLCTAALEQNQFQPEADMGEAV; encoded by the coding sequence ATGGCCATCCAGAAAATTAAACTCGACATCGGAACCGTCTATCAGAAAGAGGAAGGCGGCGTCTACTGCTTCCGGTCTCAGATCAACGGAGCACGTAAGGTGATCAGCCTCAAAACCCGGAACCAGAAAGAAGCTCTGAAAGAGGCCAACAAGCAAATTCCGCTGCTGAAAGCGACCTCTACGGAGATTATTGCCGCCCATGTGCAGCACGCACGCGGCCTTATCACTCCGGAAAAGAATCTGCTGCTCTCCGAGGCGTGGGCAGTCTATGAAAAGAGCCCGGAACGTGCAACTCCCGCAACTGTTGCGGAAGCCCAATCCTACCGCGCCACATTTCAGGAATTTCTGGATTGGCTCAATGATCCGCAGAAAAATATACGTGACATTACCCCGGAAATTGGAGAACAGTACGCCGAATATATGCGTAACCAGAAAATCGCCGTTTCCACCCATAACCGTAAAATCAAGCGAATCCGCCGTGTCTTTCATGTTCTCCGGGAATATTGGAGCGGCAGCAATCCGTTTCACTCCGCAACGCAACTGCGACGGGAGCGTGAAGAGCGTGAACAGGATGTTCGCCGCCTTTCCTTCACTCGGGAGCAGGAACAACTGTTGCAGGCTGTCCTTGACGACGACAAGTACACGGTCATGAACAAATCGGAAGTCCGGGGGGGGTTACTATCTCGGCATGTTTACCGGCCAGCGGATGAAAGGCTGTGTACTGCTGCGTTGGAACAAAATCAATTTCAACCTGAAGCGGATATGGGTGAAGCAGTTTAA
- a CDS encoding tyrosine-type recombinase/integrase, which produces MKGCVLLRWNKINFNLKRIWVKQFKTGKEVTIPIAPKLLEVLQGALAWKAGETDYVCPNIAARYNKTDARGKNVGNNLVNIDMLRVIRWIGLEPSVAVPGRDKKVTVYGFHSLRHLFASYCAEAGVPQATVLSILGADSEIVSKFYTHVGKVSSAFWKFRNGHPHIQMLQDLPNPPAPHLSR; this is translated from the coding sequence ATGAAAGGCTGTGTACTGCTGCGTTGGAACAAAATCAATTTCAACCTGAAGCGGATATGGGTGAAGCAGTTTAAGACCGGCAAGGAAGTGACGATTCCGATTGCACCGAAGCTGCTGGAGGTTCTGCAGGGTGCTTTGGCGTGGAAGGCCGGAGAAACCGATTACGTCTGTCCCAATATTGCCGCACGTTACAACAAGACCGACGCTCGCGGCAAGAACGTCGGCAACAACCTCGTGAACATCGACATGCTCCGGGTAATCCGCTGGATCGGCTTGGAGCCGTCCGTGGCCGTTCCCGGCAGGGATAAAAAGGTGACGGTCTACGGCTTCCATTCGCTACGGCATTTGTTCGCGTCCTATTGTGCTGAGGCCGGGGTGCCACAGGCAACGGTCCTTTCCATCCTCGGAGCCGATTCCGAAATCGTCAGCAAATTCTACACGCATGTTGGAAAGGTTTCTTCAGCTTTTTGGAAATTCCGCAACGGTCATCCCCATATTCAAATGTTACAGGATCTTCCAAATCCTCCTGCGCCACATCTGTCCAGGTAA